The Primulina eburnea isolate SZY01 chromosome 8, ASM2296580v1, whole genome shotgun sequence genome contains a region encoding:
- the LOC140838670 gene encoding LRR receptor-like serine/threonine-protein kinase GHR1 codes for MWIVRLFMVGFCFVCSLGQLPSQDILTLLEFKKGIKHDPTGFVLDSWNDESIDFNGCPASWNGVMCNGGNVAAVVLDNVGLTADTDLGVFTNLSMLVKLSISNNSISGTLPARLGDFKNLEYLDISDNLFFSSLPPEIGKMGSVRNLSLAGNNFSGSIPESISGLSSVLSLDMSRNSLSGPLPSSLTRLRDVVYLNLSLNGFTKSIPKGFELMKQLDVLDLHGNMLDGKLDPVLLLATSASHIDLSGNLLGNAAEEHLNFLGDISLSVKHLNLSHNQLAGSLVNGSMAQTFGTVEVLDLSYNQLSGVLPGFNFVYDLQVLKLSNNRFSGYIPNNLLKGESLVLTDLDLSGNNLSGPIGMITSTTLNTLNLSSNVLSGELPLLTGSCAVVDLSRNQFEGNLSRLLKWGNIEILDLSHNNLVGSIPEVTAQFLRLKYLNLSHNSLNGSLPKVILQFPKLMTLDFSFNQLDGPLLPALLTSATLKELHLQSNILSGSISFSPPSSDSNLSVLDISDNQLDGYFPEGLGNFSSLQVLNMGGNKFSGSLPTSIGGLGILNSLDISRNHFTGPIPKNLPNTLQSFNASYNDLSGVVPENLRKFSLSSFYPGNPQLQFPNPPPSSDHIPAGNTSKKHLRTLIMAVVIAACLIAIIILILLALFIYYKCVSKRLLPHETEKNARYQTSANTSSFGGGVRSGGLVVSAEDLVTSRKGSSLEIISPDENMAAVTGFSPSKPSQFSWSPESGDSFTADNLSRLDVRSPEQLAGELYFLDDTISFSAGELSRAPAEVLGRSSHGTSYRATMENGLFLTVKWLREGVAKQKKDFAKEAKKFSNIKHPNVVGLRGYYWGPTQHEKLILSDYISPGSVAGFLYDRPGRKGPPLTWAQRLKIAVDVARGLNYLHFDRAIPHGNLKATNILLDGPDLNARVADYCLHRLMTQSGIIEQILDAGVLGYRAPELAASKKPVPSFKSDIYAFGVILLELLTGKRAGDVVSGEDGGVDLTDWVRLRVVEGRGSDCFDSVLTSEMAIPAADKGMKNVLEIALRCIRAVSERPGIKTIYEDLSSI; via the exons ATGTGGATAGTTAGGCTTTTCATGGTTGGTTTTTGCTTCGTCTGTTCACTGGGGCAGCTGCCATCCCAGGATATTCTGACTCTGCTTGAGTTCAAGAAAGGAATCAAGCATGATCCAACAGGTTTTGTGCTTGATTCGTGGAACGATGAATCTATTGATTTCAATGGGTGTCCTGCATCCTGGAACGGGGTTATGTGTAATGGTGGTAATGTTGCAGCTGTTGTTCTTGACAATGTGGGATTGACCGCGGACACAGATTTGGGTGTCTttacaaatctgtcaatgcttGTCAAACTTTCAATCTCCAACAATTCAATATCGGGGACGCTGCCTGCCAGGCTTGGCGACTTCAAGAATCTTGAATATCTCGATATTTCTGACAATTTATTTTTCTCCTCATTGCCACCTGAAATTGGTAAAATGGGTAGCGTAAGAAACCTCTCTTTGGCgggaaataatttttctggcTCGATCCCCGAATCCATTTCTGGACTCTCCTCCGTTCTTTCTTTAGACATGAGCCGCAACTCCCTTTCTGGCCCATTGCCCTCATCTTTGACGAGGTTGAGAGATGTGGTGTATCTTAACCTATCATTAAATGGCTTCACAAAAAGTATCCCTAAAGGGTTTGAACTGATGAAACAGCTTGATGTGCTTGACTTGCACGGAAACATGCTTGATGGTAAATTGGATCCTGTATTGTTGCTAGCTACTTCAGCCAGTCATATTGATCTTAGTGGGAATTTACTTGGGAATGCTGCTGAAGAGCATCTGAACTTTCTTGGGGATATTTCGTTGTCCGTGAAGCATTTAAATCTAAGTCACAACCAATTGGCGGGATCACTTGTCAATGGTAGTATGGCGCAAACTTTTGGGACTGTGGAGGTTCTTGATTTGAGCTACAATCAATTGTCTGGGGTGTTGCCGGGGTTCAATTTTGTGTATGATCTTCAAGTCCTGAAACTCAGTAATAATAGATTTTCTGGTTACATTCCTAACAATCTTCTGAAGGGAGAGTCATTGGTGCTAACGGACTTGGACTTGAGTGGCAACAACCTCTCAG GGCCAATAGGTATGATCACATCAACAACATTGAACACCCTCAATCTCTCCTCAAATGTACTTTCTGGCGAGCTTCCACTGCTGACGGGAAGCTGTGCGGTAGTTGATCTTTCGAGAAACCAATTTGAAGGAAATTTGTCGCGGTTGCTGAAATGGGGAAACATAGAAATTCTTGATCTTAGCCACAACAATTTGGTGGGATCCATTCCTGAGGTAACTGCTCAGTTTTTGCGGTTAAAGtacctgaacctgtcccacaaTTCCCTGAATGGTTCTCTCCCAAAAGTTATTCTGCAATTCCCAAAACTCATGACCCTCGATTTCAGCTTCAACCAGTTGGATGGACCACTTTTACCTGCTCTTTTAACATCAGCTACTCTGAAAGAACTTCACCTTCAGAGCAACATACTATCCGGTAGCATTAGTTTTTCTCCTCCCTCGAGTGATTCAAATCTCAGTGTTCTTGATATTTCCGATAATCAGTTGGATGGCTACTTCCCTGAGGGGCTTGGAAATTTTTCTTCTCTTCAAGTGCTTAATATGGGAGGAAACAAATTCTCTGGTTCTCTGCCTACTTCTATTGGTGGTTTGGGTATCTTAAATTCATTGGATATTTCTCGGAATCATTTTACTGGTCCGATACCCAAGAACTTGCCTAACACTCTCCAAAGCTTTAATGCATCCTATAATGATCTTTCTGGTGTCGTACCAGAAAATTTGAGGAAGTTTTCTCTATCTTCTTTCTACCCTGGAAATCCTCAGTTGCAGTTCCCTAATCCTCCTCCCAGTTCTGACCATATTCCAGCTGGAAATACAAGTAAGAAACATTTGAGAACTCTCATAATGGCGGTAGTAATAGCGGCTTGTCTGATTGCTATTATCATTTTGATCCTTCTTGCACTTTTCATATATTACAAGTGTGTATCGAAAAGGCTTTTGCCACATGAGACCGAAAAAAATGCCAGATATCAAACATCGGCAAATACTTCAAGCTTTGGTGGAGGAGTCCGTTCAGGTGGGTTGGTTGTATCGGCAGAGGACCTTGTGACATCTCGAAAAGGATCGTCATTAGAGATAATTAGTCCCGATGAGAATATGGCTGCTGTAACCGGCTTCTCCCCATCCAAGCCCAGCCAATTCTCATGGTCGCCAGAATCAGGGGATTCCTTTACTGCAGATAATCTTTCCAGACTGGATGTCAGATCTCCTGAGCAACTGGCTGGCGAGCTTTACTTTTTAGATGATACAATCTCATTTTCAGCTGGGGAACTATCAAGGGCGCCTGCAGAAGTCCTTGGAAGAAGCAGCCATGGGACATCTTACAGAGCAACTATGGAGAACGGGTTGTTCTTGACTGTGAAGTGGTTGAGAGAAGGAGTTGCGAAGCAAAAAAAGGACTTTGCTAAAGAAGCTAAAAAATTTTCCAACATCAAACATCCAAATGTGGTTGGATTGAGAGGGTACTACTGGGGACCAACACAACACGAGAAGCTTATTCTTTCAGACTACATATCTCCAGGAAGTGTTGCTGGTTTTCTCTATG ATCGTCCGGGAAGAAAGGGTCCACCCTTGACCTGGGCCCAGAGGCTCAAAATAGCTGTTGATGTTGCACGTGGCCTGAACTATCTCCATTTTGATCGAGCCATTCCTCATGGAAACCTTAAAGCTACCAATATACTACTAGATGGACCTGATCTCAATGCTCGAGTGGCTGATTACTGTCTGCACCGCCTTATGACCCAATCGGGCATCATAGAACAGATTCTTGATGCTGGGGTGCTGGGATACCGTGCACCTGAACTAGCTGCATCAAAGAAACCTGTACCTTCCTTCAAATCCGACATTTACGCCTTTGGGGTGATCTTACTGGAACTTCTAACAGGGAAACGTGCAGGAGATGTAGTTTCTGGTGAAGATGGAGGTGTTGACTTGACCGATTGGGTTCGTTTGAGGGTGGTGGAAGGCCGAGGATCGGATTGTTTCGATTCTGTGTTGACATCAGAGATGGCAATCCCGGCAGCAGACAAGGGAATGAAGAATGTTCTTGAAATAGCTCTAAGATGCATTCGTGCTGTATCTGAGAGGCCCGGCATCAAGACCATATACGAGGACCTTTCATCAATTTAG